The nucleotide sequence CTTCAGATAGTTCGCGTAGGCGTTGAGCCAAATGCCGTTCTTGCCTTGAGTTGATCCTCCCCATTCTCCGGTGACGATAGCTGAGTCGCGGAAAATGCGGATGAAACCAAAGTGCTTGTCCCAGATGCGTGGCATGTTGGAAGGGAAGGATGCATCGCTGAAGTAAGGCTGGTTGTAGACGTTGGGGCCGTATGTATGGGGACTATAGACCACACGACCTGGCTTGCTCAGCCTCACTGGTGCGGTTTACACTCCTTGTAGATTTTAACCATAGAAGCAGCCATCTGCACAAGGAGGATTGCCAGCAGTGCCTTCCACGAAGACAAGCCAGTTGGTATCATTAATGATTGCTTCTCCAATCCTCTCAGAGGCCTTATTGAAGTCAGTATTGAGATTTCCAGTGTTCCAGGTTCCCTGGAAAGGCTCATTCTTCACATCAATAGCAAACACATTCCATGTGTTTCTATATCTATCAGCTAATTTGCGCCATCCTTGAATGACCAAAGCTTCACTGTGCGAAGAATCATACCATAGACCGTTAGAGCCGAATGCGTCAGGCTCAAAGGAATGCAAATCTAGCAGAACAACAATCCCTTTTGTGCCCATGTAGTTGATGATCTTGTCCAAAACCTCCAGTGATCGCAGTCCTTTGAGGTCAAGATTGCACTGATTGTCACCAGAACATCCGCCAAAGTTTATTGACGTGGGCGTGGGATCTTTCAAGACCATATCTAAGGAGAAAGGTAAACGAACGGCATTGAACTTGTTGTTGGCCAAGAAATTAACGATGAACTTGTAGTCAACTGCCCATAGTCCATGAACGGTTGATACACCAGTTTCAAACCCGAACCATGAGGCACCTTTGAGATAAAATCTCTTCTTGTTTATCTTGAGGACGCCTTCTTCGCTTGAGTAGACAATGGCTGAGCTGCAGAGGCTGATCAGCATGAGGAACAAGAGCAGTAGAGGGGCTCTCATTGACCTAAATGATAATTAATCTCCATCAGAAGGGCCTAAGATATAAATCACAGAATCAATCctagaaattttaattcattaaAAGGGATATTGACCAGAAAAGATAAGCAACGATGATTTGAATCTTCGAATAGATAAACGGAGTTACCATAAATAATCCCTATCTAATCGAAAAATAATCCTAATACTCAAGGCCATGAGAGGAAAACTTAGGATTTAAAATGGATGTAATCTCTTGATTAATATCCTTGATGGGAGCCAAAAACAGTAGCTCTGATAATTATCGTGAAATTAAATATGCTATTTGCGtttttataaaattcaaatttgacttTTAGGCAACAAATGAATCGGCCACCTTCAAGCCATAACACCGTCCATCTCTATTCGATAATAATTGCACTGCTGATAGTAAAAGGAGTATCCGATCTCCAGCTAGTGCCAAATTAGTTGAGGCCTAACACAAGTATTAACCTGACATTGGTGATTTCAAACGCTAGCATATACCCAATAAGCCAAACCAATCCAGCATACCCAACAATAACAGTTACCTTTCCAAATACTTTCACTAAAGTAGGTACTAATTTTTGCACCAGCACTACTCCGATATCAAGCAATATTACGTTTAGTTCAGGAATTATGAAAATTGTACCAAGTGCCAATCAAACAGGCAGCTACAATATTACGGCGTCAATTACGCCGCCAAATGCATAGTTAACAGATAAAGTAACATTTAGGATAGAGGCGACAAATTATACTGGAATGGTATACTATTAGGCTACAGTAGTATGCAAATGTTACAAAGGGGAATATTATAATAGCGGATCCGGATGCAGGAATTGCAGCACGAATTGCACTGGATGTAATAAAACTGCTACTAATTGTACAGAATGTGAAATAGGATTTTTTGTAAATCAAGGAGTCTGCTCAAAATGTGATATGAGCTGTGCTATATGCATCACAAATGCTTCCAATTGCCAAACATGTGCTGGTGGATACACGAATCAAAGTGGAATATGTGTTAAAGCCGGATGCTCAGCTGGTCAGTATAAGAATGGTAGAATGGGTTGCGCTTCTTGCGATGAAAGCTGTGCGTTATGCATCACAAATGCTTCCAATTGCCAAACATGTGCTGGTGGATACAGGAATGAAAGTGGAATATGTGTTAAAGCCACATGCCCAGCTGGTCAGTATCTTTTAGCTAACCTCTCTTGCGCTTCTTGCGATGAAAGCTGTGCGTTATGCATCACAAATGCTTCCAATTGCCAAACATGTGCTGGTGGATACAGGAATGAAAGTGGAATATGTGTTAAAGCCACATGCCCAGCTGGTCAGTATCTTTTAGCTAACCTCTCTTGCGCTTCTTGCGATGAAAGCTGTGCGTTATGCATCACAAATGCTTCCAATTGCCAAACATGTGCTGGTGGATACAGGAATGAAAGTGGAATATGTGTTAAAGCCACATGCCCAGCTGGTCAGTATCTTTTAGCTAACCTCTCTTGCGCTTCTTGCGATGAAAGCTGTGCGTTATGCATCACAAATGCTTCCAATTGCCAAACATGTGCTGGTGGATACAGGAATGAAAGTGGAATATGTGTTAAAGCCACATGCCCAGCTGGTCAGTATCTTTTAGCTAACCTCTCTTGCGCTTCTTGCGATGAAAGCTGTGCGTTATGCATCACAAATGCTTCCAATTGCCAAACATGTGCTGGTGGATACAGGAATGAAAGTGGAATATGTGTTAAAGCCACATGCCCAGCTGGTCAGTATCTTTTAGCTAACCTCTCTTGCGCTTCTTGCGATGAAAGCTGTGCGTTATGCATCACAAATGCTTCCAATTGCCAAACATGTGCTGGTGGATACAGGAATGAAAGTGGAATATGTGTTAAAGCCACATGCCCAGCTGGTCAGTATCTTTTAGCTAACCTCTCTTGCGCTTCTTGCGATGAAAGCTGTGCGTTATGCATCACAAATGCTTCCAATTGCCAAACATGTGCTGGTGGATACAGGAATGAAAGTGGAATATGTGTTAAAGCCACATGCCCAGCTGGTCAGTATCTTTTAGCTAACCTCTCTTGCGCTTCTTGCGATGAAAGCTGTGCGTTATGCATCACAAATGCTTCCAATTGCCAAACATGTGCTGGTGGATACAGGAATGAAAGTGGAATATGTGTTAAAGCCACATGCCCAGCTGGTCAGTATCTTTTAGCTAACCTCTCTTGCGCTTCTTGCGATGAAAGCTGTGCGTTATGCATCACAAATGCTTCCAATTGCCAAACATGTGCTGGTGGATACAGGAATGAAAGTGGAATATGTGTTAAAGCCACATGCCCAGCTGGTCAGTATCTTTTAGCTAACCTCTCTTGCGCTTCTTGCGATGAAAGCTGTGCGTTATGCATCACAAATGCTTCCAATTGCCAAACATGTGCTGGTGGATACAGGAATGAAAGTGGAATATGTGTTAAAGCCACATGCCCAGCTGGTCAGTATCTTTTAGCTAACCTCTCTTGCGCTTCTTGCGATGAAAGCTGTGCGTTATGCATCACAAATGCTTCCAATTGCCAAACATGTGCTGGTGGATACAGGAATGAAAGTGGAATATGTGTTAAAGCCACATGCCCAGCTGGTCAGTATCTTTTAGCTAACCTCTCTTGCGCTTCTTGCGATGAAAGCTGTGCGTTATGCATCACAAATGCTTCCAATTGCCAAACATGTGCTGGTGGATACAGGAATGAAAGTGGAATATGTGTTAAAGCCACATGCCCAGCTGGTCAGTATCTTTTAGCTAACCTCTCTTGCGCTTCTTGCGATGAAAGCTGTGCGTTATGCATCACAAATGCTTCCAATTGCCAAACATGTGCTGGTGGATACAGGAATGAAAGTGGAATATGTGTTAAAGCCACATGCCCAGCTGGTCAGTATCTTTTAGCTAACCTCTCTTGCGCTTCTTGCGATGAAAGCTGTGCGTTATGCATCACAAATGCTTCCAATTGCCAAACATGTGCTGGTGGATACAGGAATGAAAGTGGAATATGTGTTAAAGCCACATGCCCAGCTGGTCAGTATCTTTTAGCTAACCTCTCTTGCGCTTCTTGCGATGAAAGCTGTGCGTTATGCATCACAAATGCTTCCAATTGCCAAACATGTGCTGGTGGATACAGGAATGAAAGTGGAATATGTGTTAAAGCCACATGCCCAGCTGGTCAGTATCTTTTAGCTAACCTCTCTTGCGCTTCTTGCGATGAAAGCTGTGCGTTATGCATCACAAATGCTTCCAATTGCCAAACATGTGCTGGTGGATACAGGAATGAAAGTGGAATATGTGTTAAAGCCACATGCCCAGCTGGTCAGTATCTTTTAGCTAACCTCTCTTGCGCTTCTTGCGATGAAAGCTGTGCGTTATGCATCACAAATGCTTCCAATTGCCAAACATGTGCTGGTGGATACAGGAATGAAAGTGGAATATGTGTTAAAGCCACATGCCCAGCTGGTCAGTATCTTTTAGCTAACCTCTCTTGCGCTTCTTGCGATGAAAGCTGTGCGTTATGCATCACAAATGCTTCCAATTGCCAAACATGTGCTGGTGGATACAGGAATGAAAGTGGAATATGTGTTAAAGCCACATGCCCAGCTGGTCAGTATCTTTTAGCTAACCTCTCTTGCGCTTCTTGCGATGAAAGCTGTGCGTTATGCATCACAAATGCTTCCAATTGCCAAACATGTGCTGGTGGATACAGGAATGAAAGTGGAATATGTGTTAAAGCCACATGCCCAGCTGGTCAGTATCTTTTAGCTAACCTCTCTTGCGCTTCTTGCGATGAAAGCTGTGCGTTATGCATCACAAATGCTTCCAATTGCCAAACATGTGCTGGTGGATACAGGAATGAAAGTGGAATATGTGTTAAAGCCACATGCCCAGCTGGTCAGTATCTTTTAGCTAACCTCTCTTGCGCTTCTTGCGATGAAAGCTGTGCGTTATGCATCACAAATGCTTCCAATTGCCAAACATGTGCTGGTGGATACAGGAATGAAAGTGGAATATGTGTTAAAGCCACATGCCCAGCTGGTCAGTATCTTTTAGCTAACCTCTCTTGCGCTTCTTGCGATGAAAGCTGTGCGTTATGCATCACAAATGCTTCCAATTGCCAAACATGTGCTGGTGGATACAGGAATGAAAGTGGAATATGTGTTAAAGCCACATGCCCAGCTGGTCAGTATCTTTTAGCTAACCTCTCTTGCGCTTCTTGCGATGAAAGCTGTGCGTTATGCATCACAAATGCTTCCAATTGCCAAACATGTGCTGGTGGATACAGGAATGAAAGTGGAATATGTGTTAAAGCCACATGCCCAGCTGGTCAGTATCTTTTAGCTAACCTCTCTTGCGCTTCTTGCGATGAAAGCTGTGCGTTATGCATCACAAATGCTTCCAATTGCCAAACATGTGCTGGTGGATACAGGAATGAAAGTGGAATATGTGTTAAAGCCACATGCCCAGCTGGTCAGTATCTTTTAGCTAACCTCTCTTGCGCTTCTTGCCCTTCAAGCTGCTAACTTTGCTCATCTTTTTCTGTTTGTACATCTTGCATctcctcttttctccttttaaaCTCAATTTGTATTTCTAATTGTCCTATCGGTTATTTTGCAAAATTCACTAATAATTGTTAGATATGTGATTTTTCATGTCTTACCTGTAATGTGACTTCCTCAACATGTCTTTCTTGTAACAGATCATctatctttccttttctgtttcaGCATTCCTGCCTATCTTCTTGTCCAAATGGATTTAAACCTGACATCAATGGCACTTGCATAGTCAATTAAACCCAAGCCACATCAAAAGTTTCATCTAGTGCAATGCTGCcacttcctttttctttaatattttctattttcatcattttgagttTTATTTCAAAGTCTAATTCTCCGAAAACCCTACTCTCTGCATGCTTATGTGCTTTTTCAGgaatttcataaaatttctCTTGGATTCTTCTCATTTTGCtttctttaaattttctaaatgcCAATCAAATTTCTTCAACTATCAGCATCTACATCATATCATTTGCTTTCCTGGCCAATTTCATCTTAAATGCAATAAATCTCAACTTTTTTTGCAAGCACATATATTCGGATTAGAAATTCACAAGGCATCTAAATAAATTAAGATATAAGAAGTTTAGGCAATGCCATTTCTACTTAATCGTCATCATGTCCCTTCTATTTTCTCATAAActgatataacttttcttttccaatttcttcAAGGAAATTATCTTGACATTTAAAGTGAAATCAGTCCTGAAGATTTACTCTCAAAACTATATCAGATTCTTATCCCTGATTCCCAGTCTTATGGCCATTGCTGCAGCAATCCTGATGAATGCTGAGTTCAAGTAGATTTAAGGATACATCTATTGGGAGTCAATCGATACAATCATTTTGAGTTCCGTTTCGATCGTGACGTCTCTTTGGGTGACTCGTCGCAAGCCCGAAGACTACCAAAACTCACTCGGTGACAAATCTCTAGACTTTTTggacatgaacatgaacaacAATCCCCAACCGTAGATCCAGTTTGAGCAATTACAGAAGGAAGTGGTATCGAATATGTCTGCTGGAGATGCTGATATCCAAAACTACAGAGGATCTGTCAACATTACATAGGAAAATCTGTTCAAGAAAAGTGAAGAAGTCAGCTAGGAACTGGCTTAGTATAATCAGATACATATAGCCGCTAGGGAGAAGGATGAAAGGTCGCTTCATTAAACGAGACTCACGTAGAAATTGAACAGCAAAAGGAGAGCCCAGGACAGCCTCGAAAATACTAAAGGTCCCAACTCAATTTAAAAAGAACTCCCACCTATGAGAAGTCTAAGGTATTCTAAATAGCGCAGAAAGACTCGGAGTAGATCTAGAGGAAAGCAGTTCATTGAAGAAGAGTAGGTCCCAAGGCATATAATTTAGAGAAAGTTCACTGCAGCATAAATCGAGATGATGTCGATCATCAAAAGAGTAGATGAAATCGCAGCATAAGTCAACAGGAAGATCAAGGACGAGCTTAAAACCTCAGAGCATAGACTTAACTCTAATTGTTAGCCACAAGAGGTATTCGGATTCATCATGAACCTCAATGATAACTAGGTGGGAATTCTCTAAAAGAAGACAAGGCAAATGCTGCAGACAGCTCAGCAGGCACTGCTCCTCCTTCAAGCTGCATCAATAACTCCAGTTGAATTCCTATAGTACCTTGCGACAGCTAAGCGGCAGAAAGATGAATATCAGAAGGAAAATGTGATGAAAATTGGCAACTCACCATCTCCCATGCCTCCACTAGCCAAAAATAATCGGCAAGGCAAGCGAAGAAGCAGCCAAAATCGAAAAAGCGGAAGCGGCAGTGGTAGCAATCCCAGCAGAGGTAGTCAATAAGGAAATAAGTAGCTAAGGCAACACCTTGGAAATCTTAACTAGCCTATGGTGAATGAGTTCCTTCATAGTCCTATCAATAATATGAAGGAATTCGGTATAGACTACTAGCAAAGTGAAATATAAGAATTCGGCTACCAGCCAAACAACGTAAGAAACCCACCACACCTAAGAAATATGCAGAGGACACCCAACTCAGAAGAAATGGAAGGTGAGATTAGATAATCGCTATAGTAGGATGAAATAGTCTCCTAGATTCGCCCCTATGCAGCTCCACGCTTTAATAACATCAGGCCACAAAGCTCCTCACTCAAAAATTCGCCATAAGCTCG is from Nymphaea colorata isolate Beijing-Zhang1983 unplaced genomic scaffold, ASM883128v2 scaffold0107, whole genome shotgun sequence and encodes:
- the LOC116268095 gene encoding uncharacterized protein LOC116268095, which translates into the protein MRAPLLLLFLMLISLCSSAIVYSSEEGVLKINKKRFYLKGASWFGFETGVSTVHGLWAVDYKFIVNFLANNKFNAVRLPFSLDMVLKDPTPTSINFGGCSGDNQCNLDLKGLRSLEVLDKIINYMGTKGIVVLLDLHSFEPDAFGSNGLWYDSSHSEALVIQGWRKLADRYRNTWNVFAIDVKNEPFQGTWNTGNLNTDFNKASERIGEAIINDTNWLVFVEGTAVRLSKPGRVVYSPHTYGPNVYNQPYFSDASFPSNMPRIWDKHFGFIRIFRDSAIVTGEWGGSTQGKNGIWLNAYANYLKTNDITDNFVWCVNPNSGDTGGLLLDDWRTPDSNKLAILAKLVENPTNVLDAIKESHLETNDQ
- the LOC116268096 gene encoding uncharacterized protein LOC116268096, with protein sequence MSCAICITNASNCQTCAGGYTNQSGICVKAGCSAGQYKNGRMGCASCDESCALCITNASNCQTCAGGYRNESGICVKATCPAGQYLLANLSCASCDESCALCITNASNCQTCAGGYRNESGICVKATCPAGQYLLANLSCASCDESCALCITNASNCQTCAGGYRNESGICVKATCPAGQYLLANLSCASCDESCALCITNASNCQTCAGGYRNESGICVKATCPAGQYLLANLSCASCDESCALCITNASNCQTCAGGYRNESGICVKATCPAGQYLLANLSCASCDESCALCITNASNCQTCAGGYRNESGICVKATCPAGQYLLANLSCASCDESCALCITNASNCQTCAGGYRNESGICVKATCPAGQYLLANLSCASCDESCALCITNASNCQTCAGGYRNESGICVKATCPAGQYLLANLSCASCDESCALCITNASNCQTCAGGYRNESGICVKATCPAGQYLLANLSCASCDESCALCITNASNCQTCAGGYRNESGICVKATCPAGQYLLANLSCASCDESCALCITNASNCQTCAGGYRNESGICVKATCPAGQYLLANLSCASCDESCALCITNASNCQTCAGGYRNESGICVKATCPAGQYLLANLSCASCDESCALCITNASNCQTCAGGYRNESGICVKATCPAGQYLLANLSCASCDESCALCITNASNCQTCAGGYRNESGICVKATCPAGQYLLANLSCASCDESCALCITNASNCQTCAGGYRNESGICVKATCPAGQYLLANLSCASCDESCALCITNASNCQTCAGGYRNESGICVKATCPAGQYLLANLSCASCDESCALCITNASNCQTCAGGYRNESGICVKATCPAGQYLLANLSCASCDESCALCITNASNCQTCAGGYRNESGICVKATCPAGQYLLANLSCASCDESCALCITNASNCQTCAGGYRNESGICVKATCPAGQYLLANLSCASCDESCALCITNASNCQTCAGGYRNESGICVKATCPAGQYLLANLSCASCDESCALCITNASNCQTCAGGYRNESGICVKATCPAGQYLLANLSCASCDESCALCITNASNCQTCAGGYRNESGICVKATCPAGQYLLANLSCASCDESCALCITNASNCQTCAGGYRNESGICVKATCPAGQYLLANLSCASCDESCALCITNASNCQTCAGGYRNESGICVKATCPAGQYLLANLSCASCPSSC